The DNA region ACTGTATTTTACAGGTTTAATTGCTTTCATATACCATTGTTTCTGTTTCTTGTTTCCACATTCAAAATATACCAAGGAAAACTTGACTTGACCAGATGATCAAACAACAATTGACAGAaaccctttttttaattaaaaaaaaaaaaaaaaaacggacagaAAACATtcaacaacaacacaacatTCTTCTATTCAAtaagaaataaaatttaaaactacCTCTACATGGTTCCCTGATGGCAAAGGGATTCTGTCCAGCAGCGGACTGGGAGCAGGACTAGGTGCAGGACTTGGCGCCGGACTTGGCGCGGGACTCGGCTCCGGTGTAGAAGGTTTGGACCGGGTTTCCTCCATGGTAGTCATCTACAGTATATCTGCTTCACTCTTCTATCTCACATACCATTTAGCTGTGCGGGATAGCTGACCATAGATGGGACAGTTCCAACACGTGAACCTGTATGTGTCCACCTCCGACTTGAATTCCAATAACACAGAAATGTAAAGAGTTAGTGGATTTTGATCACGTTTAAGAAAatcaatgccccccccccccccccccaacatgtCCAATACGTCCACAGTGAATTTTAGTAACCTAAGAGCGAGTGGGTAACgtacatttttcttcttctttttttaaaatacactcATTCATTTGAGGCAGTTGCTGTCATTATGACTCACATACAATTCATTAGTTTTCAGCGTGTTTACATTACAAGTaactaaacaaaacaaatgcctgaaaatgaatggaataaaGACAACTTATTAAATTCCACACCGGTTCTCACTTataacacacatatatattttcCTGCAACTTGTTTATAGGAATTATGGTACATAGTAACATAAAGTTTAACCAAAAATGGAAAAGAATGAACGACACTAGGAATGGCAAAACATCGCGTACAAGGCCAATATTTCTCAAACAGCAAGTTGGAAGACAATataccatcaaatgtaatgcaCAATATACCAACAATAGTAGTAGACAATATACCAGCAATAGTAAAATGACACTGATGTACATTTAAAACCCTCCCCGACCAtactgtaaccagatcaaatGTTTATATCGCGATTTAAATCTGAATATTTTCACAGTTTATACTGTAAACACAGACTTTTGGTTCCAGAGTTTCACTCCACATTCAGACACCCAAAAACTTTTACGAGTACCCAACGTCAGCTCTTCAAATCCTCTCAAATTGTTAGCTTTGTCAaatggttttttgttttttttttcctgcaaatTTGCAGGTAACATTTTGTTAAAAGCTTTATATTGAATCATAGATGTGTTATAGTTGACAAGGTCTTGAAATTTAAGCAACATAGATTGAAGGAACAGCTCATGAGTGTGATCCTAACACGAACGTCAATACTATGCTCTCTTGCTAAGATAAGAGGACAAATCTAAGgatgtgtgtctcaaaacaagcgaTGGAGAGACAGGAGAGGACACTAGCGACTGAGTTGGGGAGTTGAagtacgtcacatgagtgacacaaccatacactgttacgatgcaggctaactacacataaaatgtcacacattgtgaacatgaaaCAGAAATTATGGTGCATTTTTGTCttattctcgtctcgtcagacgaaaactgacaTTCGTGTCTTTATGTTTTGgtccccaagacacgtttttagctcgttatcgtgatggaaaaattgttcgtcgacgaaatgtttttgttatagtcatcattgacgaaaacaacgctGCGTTCAATATTAAGTGGTAGTTCagaattcatttttatataaccaAAAACCATTGCTTTAGTTTCATTTATctcatccattaaaaaaaaaattgttccttGTTTACAGTAGTTACAAGTTCAGTCCGTTACTACTGTAGAATAATAGTCATTTATatcatccattaaaaaaaaaaaagttccttgTTTACTGTAGTTACAAGTTCAGTCTGTTACTACTGTAAAATATATTAGTGTCATTTTCGAACAAGATGAGTTTCACTACTTGACatacattaaaaatatcattcatatacacattttgaaaattttaggccCCAACACTGACCCATTTGGAAATCCACACGAAATACCAAGTTTGTCTGAAGTATAATGCCCAATTTTTACATGTTGCTCCCCTACCTGTTAGATAACTCTTCACCCACTCACCAGCTTCCCCAatgaatgccatatttttcttatatttcAAATCAAATGGAATGattaattgtgtcaaaggccTTCTTTAGAGCAGCAAAAATACCAATCTGCatatttgttttggtcaatttgtAATTTTTCTGTTGAGTTCCAAAACCATTCTGACCTACATTTATTATTTGATGTTTTTCCAAGAACTTTTCAAGTCCAGAACTGAGAAGTGTCTCCAAGATCTTTAAAAACTGAGGCAATAGAGTAATTGGTCTGTAATTAGTAAAACTATGCTTAtcgatgcatttttattttttcttagaaAACAACCAGACTGGGACGATAAATTGCAGGTATAAGTTGAGGGCTTTGCAATGTTCAGtataatattttaataatctttttttatcattattattactaaTGTTTAACTCAATAAACTGTATCAAGTATCCCATAAGACAATGTTTTGTCAACCACGCGCTGCCAAAAACAGTTGGTTAATCCAATATTGTCAAGAGACCACACTAATCGATGCTTACATGCTTGGCCATATGGCACAGCGAGGAGTAGAAGTAGGTGAACATGGATTTTTCTTCCGAAGTCCACCTCCTCTGTTTTCAGTACACATAGGCTATGCTAAGTTGCTAACACCTGGCTAACCTGGCTTGTTTGAGACAAGAGGGTCTGTTTTCGCTTGAATGGGTTAATAGTGTATAGTACTAGCACTACGTCAGAGAAGAGGGCGTGGTACATTGACTGCTAACACCTAGCTTTGCGTCATTTAACGATTTTGTGAATCCGTACCTTCTGATTGACAACGTCCCTATAGATCCTCTATCGGACATTGCCGTATTCAAAAGCGTATTGATGCCTTCGGTTTGTAATTACGATTTCAACATTGTACCAATGGTTATGCTGTCTGCGTGATTTTAGCAACAGTGAAAACCAATTAGCGTATTAGCTTGTCACGAAACAGCAAGTATCAAGCAGCAGAGTTGTTTATCGAATTTTAAATCACTACACTTCACTTCTTTAGTGCTAAGCGCATATGCGTCAACAAGTACTTATCACCAATGTAGCACAATGTCTAGCAAAATACCAGTTTGAATTGGGTATTGTTTTTAGTGCATTTATGATCACCTCATGACAGAAAACTTCTTCGATTTCATCGTAACTCGCTTGAAGTTCCtaatttattcttgttcaattaaaaaaaaaaaaaaaaaaaacttacctcaAACCATAGACATTGTCAAAGCTTTAGAACCAACGTTGCCAGCCTCTCTGGCTGGTTGGCCGGGAGAGTAATGTTAATAAGAGGGATTAGTGATGTCCAGTCTCTTCTGTGTGGCATTGGTGCAGGTTTGGGAGGGGGACGTGAAGTACACACAATATTATTTATGAATATTTATCATATACGTACATTAATCAGTTTGACACCTTCAAATGTATACACATTTTTATTATACTGATATAAATGTCAGTGAATTTGGCTGTATTTTGATATAATCTGTATGTTTTGCCTCACAAAAAAATCAGTAATAAAAAAGTGATATGACAGTAAATCTTCCAGTCTTCTAGTAGCCCCTACAAAAGAACTACTAGGACAAGCTTGATTAATACTCTTCAAAGCCTCCAACCTCCATCGATGATTTGCTCTGTGCCAGTTACATATGCCGACTGTGGAGGAGAAAACACACACTAAACATATAGGCTGCATCCATCTACACAACTGGATGAAATTTGATTACAATATCTCAATCCATAAAGGTTAATTGGATCtaaatgaaagaaaataaataaataaacaccagTGTGTCTGTGAAGGAGGTGACATTCTAGCATTTATCATAATTTATTCGATACAGTGTGTCTCAAAAGTAAACATAAGACTTCCATTTTTCGATTTTATCTCATGTAGCATTTGGTTCAACTTTAGCCCATTAATAAGCCTTTGCCTGTTTAGGCTTTGCCATTTTTGTGAGTACAATGAATTTGAAGTGGCATGGTAAACTTGAATCGTCTCAAGAATCGTCTAGGTCCCTTAATGCAGGTCAGACACAGTTTGAGAAGGTTTTGGCTGTCATGCTCTCATCTACACTGAATTAAGTTTAGTGGATGCAGAGTTTCAGTGTACTGCTCTAAATAGACTTAACCTAGTTTAACGCTAACGTTCCTGAAGTTTGTCAACAAAATATCTTGTTTTTGAGAAACTTGCCAAATTTAGTGTACATTATGTAATTAATGCAGCGTGATAGCTATTAAGCTTTCAAACCGTTGTGGAAGTGCATTCAAGAACAGAAGAACTGctgataaaaataatacaaataatgTGATCAATTACTTTTACAATTTTGGGCTGTGCCTTCGTTTTTTCGTTTGACAAtggaaataactttttttttttttttttttcaaacaatgtaGTTTCAGGTCAACTTCTAAGGCTACAAATTCCCATAGCATACCCACCTCATCTGAGGCTAGGTACACACATAGGTATGCCACCTCTTCAGCTGTGCACATCCTGCCTGTTTTCTGCCTGGCCATGAAATCCCTATAAGCCTGGAGAGAGGGAATAAAGTGTGTAGTTCCATCTATGGTATCTACAGTAGATCAGAatgttagatttaaaaaaaaatatatatatatatatatacaacataAGATTACCAGTACCTGTTCTGGGTCAGGTTGAGCTTGGATTCGACCTCTCAGCGATGGAGTGTCCACAGTACCTGACAGGGAAAAAATAGAAGCTCACAGAGCTTCAAAAGGCTGTCTTCCTGATTATTCTTTGCAGATAGTCACTTCcaaattaagtaaaaaaaaaaaaaactaataaaacttTCTTTTATAGAGTGTCTCTAGACAAGTTGTGAAAGCCTTATTCATACAGAATATAGGCTAATGTATTTTAGATACAATGTtctcaaaatattaaaatgtttttggggttttttttcagttttttttttttttttttggtactacaTGTCTTTGTCTTACCAGGGCAAACACAATTGCAGCGAATGCCTTGCTCAATGAAATCGGCCGCTATCGATTTGGTGAGGCCAATCACGGCCGCCTTGGAAGTGCTATACACACACCGGTTCACCACACCTGTGTCAAGGAAACATATGTCACACACGCACGCGCCCGCAAAGCTGGTATCTGGCATAAGAGGATTAACATGGTCATACAACAGTGCCTTAATGTCCACTTAAATAAGCATTTGTTCCACAAGTGGCTCTGAGCCACCTTCACCTTTTATGCTTGATGCAACTGAAGCCATGTTAATGATGTTTCCAGACTTTCTTACCAACATCTGCAATTACAAAATCAATTGCATGATTAATTCGCATTGAGTGCTCTTTTCATTTGTCTTGTCAGGGACATAGAATGTCATAAATGTTTGCTTCAGCGTATGTACATTTTAtttggtataaaaaataaatatcaactttcattttggtcactataATTTGGATTTGTGATTGGGCAGTTGCTGCTTTTCATGGCATAGATAAGCACCCCTCATAAATAAGCATACGTTATTCATTTTACAGCTGCACTGGAACAGGGTCAAACAAATGGATTAGGAATTTAGTGAGAAGGGCAAAGGTCACCTTTGGAAGGAAGGCTCTGCACATAAGGTACATGCTCCGGATGTTCACGTCCATGGTAAAATCCCAGTCAGCTTCATCACAGTCCAAGATTGAGCCATGGTGTACAAACCTATTATGACACatggattttaaaaataataacatttatatCCTCA from Corythoichthys intestinalis isolate RoL2023-P3 chromosome 8, ASM3026506v1, whole genome shotgun sequence includes:
- the bdh2 gene encoding dehydrogenase/reductase SDR family member 6, which codes for MGRLEGKVIVLSAAAQGIGRAAAIAFAKEGAHVTATDINEEKLKELDSIQGIRTKVVDVTKKDQVEALAKEHDHIDVLFNVAGFVHHGSILDCDEADWDFTMDVNIRSMYLMCRAFLPKMLVRKSGNIINMASVASSIKGVVNRCVYSTSKAAVIGLTKSIAADFIEQGIRCNCVCPGTVDTPSLRGRIQAQPDPEQAYRDFMARQKTGRMCTAEEVAYLCVYLASDESAYVTGTEQIIDGGWRL